The proteins below come from a single Streptomyces tubercidicus genomic window:
- a CDS encoding type II toxin-antitoxin system Phd/YefM family antitoxin, giving the protein MAYEIPVTQARAELADLINRVVYGGERVVVTRHGKPLVALVSAADLQLLEELGRREQDVEDEQVISTVSSVRQLPSAPGERRRFGIAAEHRDPPAGDRRPGRES; this is encoded by the coding sequence ATGGCCTACGAAATTCCGGTGACGCAAGCACGAGCGGAGCTGGCGGATCTGATCAATCGCGTCGTCTACGGCGGTGAGCGGGTGGTCGTCACCCGTCACGGCAAGCCGCTGGTGGCGCTGGTATCCGCCGCTGACCTGCAGCTACTGGAAGAGCTGGGGCGGCGTGAACAGGATGTGGAGGACGAGCAGGTGATCAGCACGGTCTCGTCCGTGCGGCAGCTCCCGTCCGCTCCGGGCGAACGGCGGCGGTTCGGGATCGCCGCAGAACACCGCGACCCGCCCGCCGGGGACCGGCGACCGGGTCGCGAGAGTTGA